From the Lolium rigidum isolate FL_2022 chromosome 2, APGP_CSIRO_Lrig_0.1, whole genome shotgun sequence genome, one window contains:
- the LOC124692007 gene encoding protein STRUBBELIG-RECEPTOR FAMILY 8-like, with translation MAAARHLLAAVVLWAAFSSAACFTDPSDAIGMWELYRTLESPWQLSGWTFMGGDPCGGDGEFGSWRGVFCKDSCVVAINISGLGVGGWLGPELLKLHSLKELDVSFNNIAGEIPPTLPPNVEYLNLAANKFEGTVPPSLPYLHSLKYMNLSYNNLSGIIGDVFVNMKSLVTMDLSSNSFGGDLPRSFSSLNNLHYLYLQHNDFTGSVILLADLPLVALNIENNHFSGYVPGTFEFIPELRIDGNHFQPGFKRSPSSFTRTTHSPPSPHQPRPPSTPPPPPPPPSPPSPAVKQNLKHRAKPPQPSVGYTSLHSSSHHTKSHSRVTAAAIATITCTIFILFIVGLILKSWKGCTCDPKSTADNTKSLPANLEGVPKTNEVLYSWSSLMMGRDTSSSNNNSINPGRVSKRKSLAKTSKTLVPAKQFLAVDILVATRNFNEECLIGEGITGRVYRGDFPDGQLLAIKKINMIDLSLSEQDELMDILWNMSRLKHPNISSLVGYCVEFGHCALLYEYAENGSLDDLLFSSATRSRALSWKARMKIALGVAYALEYLHFMCSPPVTHGNIKATNILLDAQLMPYLSHCGLGKFSHFVSATRMDSEALSGAKGYAAPEANGSGTEIIKADIYSFGVILLVLLTGQKAFDSSRRQNEQFLVDWASPHLHNLDSLEGITDPRICGHMPPIAISALGNIILLCIKESPDLRPPIRVITDKLVKLVQSTGLQKTNAAHQLEADAQDPSFITTRPYFEPSSTVSQAATESFIAR, from the exons ATGGCCGCGGCGCGTCATCTTCTCGCCGCGGTGGTGCTCTGGGCCGCGTTCTCCTCTGCCGCGTGTTTCACCGACCCCTCCGATG CGATCGGGATGTGGGAATTATATCGCACACTGGAATCGCCATGGCAGCTTTCTGGGTGGACATTCATGGGCGGTGACCCCTGTGGCGGAGACGGAGAATTTGGGTCGTGGCGGGGGGTCTTTTGCAAGGACTCATGTGTCGTGGCTAT AAACATTAGTGGCCTTGGGGTCGGAGGGTGGCTTGGCCCAGAACTGCTCAAACTCCACTCTTTGAAAGAGCT TGATGTGAGCTTCAACAACATCGCTGGTGAAATCCCGCCCACTTTGCCCCCAAATGTGGAATACTT AAATTTGGCAGCCAACAAGTTTGAGGGAACTGTACCACCATCATTGCCATATTTGCACTCCCTTAAATATAT GAATCTCAGCTATAATAATCTCTCTGGAATAATTGGTGATGTATTCGTTAACATGAAAAGCTTAGTAACAAT GGACTTATCATCCAACTCGTTCGGCGGTGACTTACCAAGATCATTTAGTTCGTTGAACAACCTTCACTATCT TTATTTACAGCATAACGACTTCACGGGATCTGTGATTTTGTTAGCAGACCTTCCACTGGTAGCACT CAACATTGAGAATAATCACTTCAGTGGTTATGTGCCTGGAACTTTTGAATTCATTCCTGAGCTGAG GATTGACGGAAACCATTTTCAACCAGGTTTCAAACGATCACCGTCCTCATTTACTAGGACAACACATTCACCTCCATCCCCGCATCAGCCTCGACCTCCAtctacacctccacctccacctccacctccatctccaccttcaCCAGCAGTCAAGCAGAATTTAAAGCACAGAGCAAAACCTCCACAGCCTTCTGTTGGCTACACTTCTCTGCACAGTTCTAGCCACCATACGAAGTCACACTCTCGAGTGACAGCAGCTGCAATAGCTACCATCACTTGTACAATATTTATACTCTTCATTGTTGGGTTGATTCTGAAAAGCTGGAAAGGTTGTACATGTGACCCGAAGAGCACTGCTGACAATACCAAGTCTTTACCAGCCAATTTGGAAGGAG TCCCTAAAACAAATGAGGTCCTGTACTCTTGGAGTTCTCTTATGATGGGTCGTGATACTTCCTCTAGTAATAATAATAGCATTAACCCTGGAAGAGTTTCCAAAAGGAAAAGTCTGGCCAAGACATCCAAAACCCTTGTACCTGCAAAGCAATTTCTGGCAGTCGACATTTTGGTGGCTACCAGGAACTTCAATGAAGAATGTCTTATCGGTGAAGGTATTACTGGCCGAGTTTACAGAGGTGATTTTCCTGATGGTCAG CTCCTGGCTATAAAGAAGATCAACATGATAGATTTGTCATTATCAGAACAAGATGAGCTCATGGACATTCTATGGAATATGTCCAGATTAAAGCACCCCAATATATCTTCGCTCGTGGGATATTGTGTGGAGTTTGGACATTGTGCTCTTCTATATGAGTATGCAGAAAATGGCTCCCTTGATGATCTTCTGTTTTCATCAGCCACAAGATCGAGGGCTTTGTCATGGAAAGCTCGGATGAAGATTGCTCTTGGAGTTGCCTATGCTTTGGA ATACTTGCATTTTATGTGCTCTCCTCCAGTTACCCATGGAAATATTAAAGCTACAAATATTTTGCTTGATGCTCAGCTCATGCCCTACCTAAGTCACTGTGGGTTAGGAAAGTTCAGCCATTTTGTCAGCGCCACAAGAATG GATTCAGAAGCTCTCAGTGGTGCTAAAGGCTATGCTGCCCCTGAGGCTAATGGTTCAGGAACAGAAATCATAAAAGCTGATATTTACAGTTTTGGTGTGATATTGCTTGTGCTTTTGACTGGACAAAAAGCTTTTGACAG TTCAAGAAGGCAGAATGAGCAGTTTCTAGTTGATTGGGCCTCTCCTCATCTCCATAACCTTGATTCTCTGGAGGGAATAACTGATCCAAGAATATGTGGCCACATGCCACCTATAGCTATTTCTGCATTAGGCAACATCATCTTGCTTTGCATCAAG